The sequence AGTACACAAGGAATCCCTTAAAGACCTGAATATCTAATGAGACAAGGTCTATCGATTTTTATTGACACTGACTTGGCTGGCAACGTAACGCAGTAATTCTTGTGGTATGATAATTATATTATCGAAAGCAGTTTGATAGAAGAAAGCGCCTAGATGTCAGATTGCTAGTGTGGGATCCAGTATCAACTCTTTGAGCCACAAAGAATATTACTTGCGTGCAACTGAATTCTCCAAAGAATTATtcaatgtaaaaatgtataatactCTGTGATCATAAACATCATGTGAACACATCTCTCTTTCACAATGCTACTTTTCCTTAATTTTCGAGTGCTATGAGATTGATTTCCATTCATTCATTTTCCTCCAATTTTGAGTTGGTGTTGATTACTTCTTTCATACACCACTTAAATCCAGCAATGAAAAAGTGTTCACTACGCAGAAGAGTGAACTTGAAACCATCAAAGCGTGCGGCAATTTCCACACCAAAAATAGGCAGTTCTTCACAAATGCATGAGAGAGGAAAAATTCTGCATATTTGGAAGGTGATAAATTCTGACAGCTCGGCCATCAAAGGCGGCGCAAAAGACTTTCGAGTAAAGTATTtacgaaataaaatacaataagatagaaaaaaataagatgTAAAAAcataaggaaataaaatataaaaattaaaaagcggcactaaaatttataaaagttgtTAAACAAACTATTTGTATATTATACGTGCATGTGCATCTTCAGAACTATATGAAGTCATAGAAAAGTTTGTATGCCAAATATTGTGGGGCACAAaacactgattttttttttgttttgggaaaaattgcaagaaacaccaaaattttcacTACAAAGGTGGAGTAAAGAGTTAAGCtggttgcatgtatgtatgtatattagggtgctTCATAAAAAACAGGTTCGTTTATTCTATTGAATTTATAAaacgtattatattttaagactccCGCCAAAATGTTAAGATTCAAGTGAACTGAAGcgattttgtttcaattttaaataacattttttatgaactatctttttcatttacttacttttattttataaaaacttttacttttaaaaatatttttttcaaaaaattacctCCGACGATAGACTAGTTTATGCTTACAAGATCGgcataagaatttttaaaaattttaccagCGGAAGCAAAATCATGAGGTTTTTGGAAGTACTTTCTAATCGGTTCAGCTCACGTAAAACTTGATATTTTCCCGAAATATTTTGATTGTagccttaaaatataatacattttataattccgATGGAAACACAGTAccgctttttgttttgtttttttgtgggcTGCCGAGTGAGGCTccctaatgtatatgtaaagCTGTATGTACTATAGGTATGCAAATGCGTAAGCACTCCCGGTTGAATTCGCAGAGTTCTAAGCGACCTCTATACACACCTGCATGCAGATAGCTACGGACTTTTAATAAAAGAACTTAAGTGACTTAAGCAAATTTTTCTtggaaggcagaaattgctattttatgccgaaaaatttagtatttgaaCGAACATTTCTTAGCATGGCAGCTTGGAGTAAGGCTAAAAATCCAAATGTTCTTTAAAGACAAAACTGTCGTGGCTCACAGGTAAAAAGCGATAAGTCAACTtaagcgtttttctcaaaagtgCTCAAATAGGTACATATGCATGCCTTGTATGTAGTGCAACACATGTTTATCTGCATATGTCTGCGCCCAGTGGATCTGACAGCCAGCCTGtctgctgctgaagtgactgcCACACAAAGTGTTGAAATGATGCAAGTATGTACTTGCTACACAAACTCATGAAACTGTAGAAGGGTGTGCGGAGGAAGCGGGTCAGGCGTCGATGGCAGCAATGAAGTGCTAGTGGCGAGTGATGCTATTTGACGTATGTCTATGCGTACTTGAAAGTTCTGTTGCATGCGTTGGCTCGCTTTGTAAGGGGCATGCTGCATGCAACAGCAATTGTCGCGCTGGTATAATTTCGGCAAAagctaaaacaacaaatatgcaTAGCTTGCCTTGCTTTGGattacaaaacataaaaaaaaaaaattcagaaaaaaacggTGCATTTGGCGTTTCATTTGAAATCAAACTAACAAACAACAGCTCGAGTGGTTTGTCAGCAATATTTCAAACAGAGCGACACATCACACCACAGTAAGGCGtccgacaaaaaaaacaaaaaaaaaaaacacaacattaGTCTAAAAACGAACGTGAACTTCATTGCTTTCCTAGGAATATGTAAAATCTGGCGTTGTATCGGTCAAAAGACAAAGCGAGTGGAAAATAGGCCGCTTGGAAGGAAAAAactgaattacaaaaaaaaaaacgaaaataaagtaACCGAAAAGCCACAACAAGCCACCCTGTCCCAGTCCCTATCACTGATATATAACAAGTACCCGGTGCTCACTACATAGGCAAAAGTGTTGCCGCAACTGCATGacaattgttgttattgttgtacatTCTGCTCTTACCGCTCTCTAGCACTTTTCGCCTTGGCCTTTGTTTTTCATCTGAAATTGTAAATACTTTTCGTTAACTCATTATTAGACACTCACTTAATCATAAAGCCAACAAAAAGCGACAACAATTGTTGTTCGTgctatgtatgcgtgtattgttgttgctgttgtcgcTGTTGTTAGTTTGTAATGTCAGTTAAACTGACAACAAATTtcgttttgtaataaattgcgTTGGCCACTCACAACACTCCACTCCACACCACTTCACTGCACTTCCCCTCCTTCATAGCCCACCACCATTTTAACCCTTCACTCCACAACATTCGAAATgcttgtgtatgtgtgaatCCACGCTGGACACTCAAGTATGTTGTTAAAGTAATTTGTTGCCGCCACCAACATACTTTGCAAAGTTGTTAttcacttgttgttgttgttgctgctttcgtTATTGTTATTTCAAATGTTTCAGTCTCAAATTTAGCtccaaaaaatgattttcttccCAAAAATAGTCGAATGAATTTATTTGTAAGTAAGTAATTTAACATTGCATGCCCATGTAAGTGCGTGTGTGAGTGAGTGTAAGCGTGTGCGGTTGTCATCTTGAAAACTGTTGAATCTCTCACTTCTCATAACGCTGACGCATTTTGCTGTTATCATATCCTCCTCTTCTTTTTGTCGGCCTGAATTCATTCAACGTGTGGCATCAAGTGTTTCCAAGTGCTCAACTATGGATATGTAGCGATCTTGTACGAAGATACCACATACACgtatgtgtatacatttttgtgTGTATTTCACGTGTACAATTCCTGAGTTAACGATACAGTTACCATTTGTGCTAAATTTCATTTTACTCGTAACAGCAGCTCGAATATTCCTCGATCAAATTTCCAGTACTTTTATGGTTCGAAAGAGGTTCAGATCACTGTGGCTGAACCTGCTAGGCGCTCAGTATTTTAACATGAAAGCGGAGTCGATTTCGCATCCCAGCTTAAACGTTTCCTATCCATCACagaagaaaactatttttcatattttaaggcCCGTCTGTTGGTAATCAAAAGTCAgcctgaaataatttttctatagaCAGACAATTCCAAACAGGTGTGTAGAGAAGAGCTCACTCTAAAACAGGccgatttcatttaaaatcaaaggcttCTACCTGGAGTCTCAGGCATCATCTCATTTCTCGTTTGATAGTAACTAAATTGACGAGCGTTTTCCTTCACCTTGCAACCTATGAACGAAATTTCCACACGAAAAAACAATCTCACTAAACAGATCTACATAAGTGCTGGAAGACATCGGGCTCCAATAAGGAATATAACATGACAGCCAAGCGATCACCGTAGATGTGGCCACATACTGATTTCGTAGTATGTACAACCATACAACCAAATATGAAACTCCAAGCCAACAGAAAAAATTGATTCTAGTAGCGgacgcccctcgacaggcaggGGAAAACTTCCGAGTATATCTctgcctcataaaaaatatctgccgttcggagtggcttaaaactgttgtggcacaacatcaagacgcacgccaaaattaagaagaggagctcggccaaatacccaaaaagggtgtaagtgccaattatataaattcaTACGTATATATATTAATGATACTTTCTTTTTTCCACTAGGTTAGACATCGAGGATTCATGAAGCGTATACTTTTCATACACTGAAAGGGCTTAAGCCACTAATGGCACAGAGCTCTTCGATGTCTCGGGTGTGTGAAGTTTAACGAGATGAGAGGGTCGCAGTGGTGACATAAGATGAAGTAAGAAGAAGCTCAGTTTTCACCAAAGCACGAAATGCTTTATGTACTCTAATTTTAATTCTTATGTTCTGAGCGAACCGAACTCTTAATCTTAGGGTTATGTGATAGGCTAGATGCCCTTCTATTTggggttaaaaattgaaaagggAAATTTATGTACCTGCAGCAGCAGTAGATACAATTTCAGTGCAGATTTTGTGCCGTGCAGTGCATTTGAATGAAATACACACTCATTGGTACCAACTTATAGTCAGAAGAGATCCAAAGCCAAAGCCATTCAATTCGCAAAATCCAAAACGCCACCGAAGAGTGTCAGGGCAAAGATGGGCTAATGAATAAACGCGAGCAAGATCTTCAAATGCTGATGATAAAGTTTTATTTCTTACAGTGCAAGTTATTATTTTATGACTGGCCAGAACAGAGTACAATGCGAAGTTTATTTTAGTTAAGCTAATGAAGGAATTCGTCTAGCAACCTTAGTTTTATATACAGCCTTAATATCAATAGCGATAGTTACTGCTTTGGGAACAtaggaatgaaaaatttgatgatgCGGCTGTAGCTAAACTGATAGAAATCGTGAGAATGGCATATTCCACACAGGGAGATAGGTTATAAGATTTGGTCACcctaagcaaaattgtgagagtgaTTTCAACTACATGCCTTCCTATACTTACGCTTTCCACTTAGTCATTGCCCAGACGATAACGCAGTAACATGGCCAATGGCTGCattgattttttctaatattaccAATACAATTTCAGTTTCGTCGTAAGCAAACCGTCGTCACATTACCTGCTTCGTCAGGAAATCAGCTGTATCCTTTAAACTCACTGATCGTTCTGATGCTGGCCACACTTTCTGAACTCTATTCACCGCGCattaaaatagataaaaaatagaataagcGCAAATTTCTCAACTGCCTGTTAATGTAAGAATCATAAAACGGTCAGTTAAATTTGTCGATGTAATGCAAAGAACTGATTGGGAATTAAAAGTCAGATTAAGgaattttacttttcaaaatttataatttaccaTTTCGTACTGATTTGAGTTGCAGCGCTCGTTCCTGCTCAGATTATGTGAGAAAGTGGATTTCACTAATTAAAATCTCTTAATGAACGCCTCGTGTACATATGTAGACTTCAAAACAGTCTACTCGACTCCGAAAAGAAGTCTTTGCTATATGCCGATCTGAGGTTACTTCAAATATGCAGACCTATTTGTAATAAACAATAAACCTATATAAAACAACAGACCACCAACGATAATAATTTGTACCTGTCCATCAGCTggtttatgtatataaaaaaataaaagttgagaAAATTATCCTAAAGGTTATAGTCTGCTAATGCAACTTCAAACACTTCGAGTTGAGCCAGCGCCGGCGAGTGCAGCTAAGTTTTAAAGTGTAGTAAAGGCAGTAAGCGTAGAACTAGGGTGAACGCGGGTTTTACTACATAGCAGGACGGAAAAGACATTCAGTGACTTGTCTAATTCAGAGAGTATTAGTGATTTACAAGGACTGTATTGAGCAGTGTGCTCGGTGTCAAGCcaaacataaaaacttagcaCAGCTGACAGTAATTGGTGCAACGATGGTATCTTCAGGACGAAAAGGACCTGATTGCCAAATGCGACAGAaactttagtaaaaaattagtaaaagttaggcttttcatattttattcaaaggaCGAATAACGAGGACGTTGAACCGCTATCAAAAGTGTGCAATAAAAACTGCCATGGCAAAAAAAGTACGAAGCAAAAATTCAAGGAGACTGGAAAAAAACAAGCAAGGCAGACAGACGTGGAACAATTGCGAAAAAAGGGatgcaaactttaaaaaaaaaaacgaaaatatatgcAGAGATGAATATTCATATGAAAAAGCAATTGGCAACACAATTGAACTGACTTTTCAATGCAAAGGTAAAGGAATAAAATCcagtaaaaaaatgatatttcagTAAATATGCAAAGCTACGACACGACGAATGTTTGCGTTGAAGGACGTGATGCCACAACTACCAACGCCTGCAAAAGCAACAACGCCACCGATGGGGACGTCGACGGCGATGGAAACGACACACTTGGCGCATTTTAAACACGCCAATGACGCACTCTTTTAGCAGCAAACAAACCcaaggtgcatacatacatacatacgtatgtaaatttttatgtatCAACAAATGCTCACATGCATAATTTTGCATACTAAAATTTGTACGAAAATATCTTTAgtgttcatttcttttttttcattttttttatttgttcgccTCTTTTATCGCTTTTATTACACTCTGCTCAAGTGGCGGCTACGACCACTGAATGACTGCAAAGTATTTCAAAATAGCATTCCGCAGGAGGTACGAGTAAATATGTAGTAGTTGATGTGAAGAAAGCTGAAGCGAAAGTGACAAGGGGCTACGACTTTTGCCATAAAAATTGACATTATTCTTGCAATTAAATATAATGACTTTATTAACCCTTTGCAGAACGGCGCAGTCGAAGGCAAAGCATAACATTCTTGGcgttagtaaaaacaaaaaacaaatatatagcAGTGCAGTGCAGTTCAGCGTTAGTCGACTTGAGTTGAGACAAATCAATACTTGGAATAGCAGTGAAATGCAAGTGCAAGGACGTGGCGAGAATTGGGAATTTTATTCGACTGTAAAAGTCTGCTTCAACAACAGCGTTAttggcttatttttttatttacctggCACACTTGCCTGActttttttaacagctttatgaAATTATGTAGTGAAAGTGCATGAGGTTTTTTTGACTATTCTCATATAAACACACACGTGTTAATTTTGAGAAAGAACTTAATTCGGAAGCGTTTCTTTTaggtttttcatataaaaaaatatgttttaaatgcaTTGCTTGGTCGATGAATGAAATCATCTGATTTATAGTTTCCCGCTTCTCCCTTTGATCATGGGCACAACTGCAGTGGaagcttatatataatattagacATCTTCAATAGATATAAGTTCTGACAATTTCAAAGCTCTACATCACTCTAGTGGGAAATGAGACATCTTTCAATCGCACGACTCCAATTTACCACACAGCAGCTATAGCGCCCGAAATTTCAGCTTTGAAGTTCTGGTAACCTGAAACAGAAGTATATGAAGAGGTACCAACGCAACCCTCTGAGCTATCAGTATGAAAGATCGAAGCTTGGCGAACTGTGCAGTTTGGAAGAAAGTTATAAGTTAACATTGTATCTGAGTACCAAAAGATGTTCATTGGAGCCCTTTCTTTACTAGAAATAGTAGAAAGGATTTCAGAGGAACCATCGAAGCCTCGCTGGAAACTTCTTACTATTTTGGCTGGATCTCTACctctttgtatgaaaaaaaatttggtaaattacACTGTTATGATCCACCACATCCAAACATTTTCAACTGTACGAGTATATACCATTTGGGATACTAAAGAGGTACATTTAAATGATtcgctgtacgtatttgaatatataaCTTGAAAAGTTATGGGAAAATGAAATTTGCAAGGATCGCTGAGCAAAGTAGaagcaattataaaaaaaaaatcgaaagaaagAAATCGGAAAGGgcgtatttttcaaatatgagcaacaatttttttcacaactttgaacaaaattattcaatataatttttttctcagacTTTATGTTTTGAGCTATTtgctatttttcaaaaactaccaaagaaaaaaaaacaaagaaaaaatttttaacgaaaatattaagttttttctcgaaactatatttatttgtttcaataTACATTTCGcccaaaaacttaaaacaaaaattaaaaaaaaaactgttttctaccgccaaaaatatacattttcacaTATTTGGTATTTCtctaaaagtaacaaaaaaatttttttcttactaaGATTTTAACAACAATATATAGGTAGTGTTTTTCCTAagtcttttttatatatatttcatgCCCTAAATGTATATTTCGTCTTAAAaacttactaaataaaattaaaaattgtttaacaaaaatatataaatttttcttctcaaatatatatttttcgagatatttgatgttttttttaaattttcgaaaataattttttcttacaaaaatttaaacaaggaaatatagtgtttttctattttttgatataattttctTGCTTGGAATgtatattttatccaaaaaacttacaaaaatatagattaaaaaagtaataattcttaaatattccccgaaaaattttaacaaatacattatttatataattttttcctctcaaaaatatattgttCGAGATatgtggtgtttttttttaaattagcaacaaaaacttttttaacaaaatttttaacaagaatatgtatctttttttctcaaaaatattttttttgaatacatattttatttttctgaatgtatattttaccttcaaaatttaaagtaatgaaaattaaaacccAAAATTTCCcccaaaggttttaaaaagtatataagtgtatatatattatagttttttttttaaatatattttttgaatgattggtattttaaaaagtaaccaaaataattttttttcacaaaaatttttaacaaaaatacatacatagtttcATAGGAATCTAAggatttggtttttgaaatttttaagccatttaaaagtttttgttgatttgaaaatgaaaaacagaGTTTCATATTACTACATAAATTCTACAGTTTCTCgtgtttatgaaatttttcctgtataacaaaaaaagttgattgTTGATTTTTGTAGCACAATGCAGGCTCTGATCTTGCTAGCCTCTCATGTAGTGAAAATTTTAGCAACCTGATTTATAGATGTATACCCGTAGATTTTAGAGCGCTAGACCTGTATCGAGTTTCGGTACCCGAGCATGCTGATGTCTGGAAATCTATTACTGTACTCTAAGAAGATAAGTAGGCAAACATCACTTCATTGTGGCTTCTTGATATTATCTATGTAATTTAGCATTTCCATTCTTTCgcgtatacatatttacatagctTTTTGTGTTTGGAAATGATTTAGAAACCGGAGAGAATGGTTgaacttgtttttttgttttgtaattttaatgcaGTTTTTCATTTGCCTTTTTCGTCAACTCAATAATCTGCTTGAATAATTTCAGCTTTCAATGTCATGATCAGCTTCAAGCAAGTAACTGAAAGATGAAACTTTCAATGGAGTTGGGCAGTCCTCCAGATAAGAACTTTCGGTGCACACCCACATACGTAATATTAGCAATCCTAACAGTCGCTAAACACCAAGCATTCATCATGCAAAAATATGTTTCATATCTTTGATTGTTGCGCTAATTTCATGGACAAATTGGACCCACATATAGACAAGTACACTCGATCGGACGTATTAGTCTCGCCTTGGGttttttgcattcagaaaaCGATGGGTACGGCGTACAAATCTTGCGGCAGTTGGCTGGTGATCTAGTCACACTACATTTGGGTGGGTCACGTGCTCGTAGACAGCAAGGCAAACGAATTTTTATACAACGCTTATTCCCTTTTGCACAGGTTCTTGGATCCTCCTTGGTTATGTGTGCACAGGCTGTTTTCGGACAGTCAAGCTTCTTACGTTTCTCCATCGGTGGCAATTTAACTTTTTGAAAACAACAAATCTTTTTTGGCGCTATTTTGATATCCGGACATTCGTTCCAGGTCTGCGTATACTTACGCTTTGCTTTATCGGACGGTTTGTAGTAGAGATCATCGAAACGCGGCATTATGTCAGGACAGGGATCGAGACAACATTCTGGGTTTAGCCACATAGATGGACGCTTATTCGTTTCACATTCGCCTTTGTCCTTCTTTCCTTGAAGACTCTTTTCGCTACACCTGGGCTCGTCGGAAGCGCACTTAGAGCGATATCCCGGATGTTGGGACTTCGTGGTCAATGAACGTACCAGAGAACATGTCAGAGAATCTGAAACTGTTGCAGTTCTAATGGTTTGTAAGAGATTATTGCCAATCGTGCGGAAGAGCATCATTTTTAATACTTATTCAAGTAATTTCAAATATGAATGCCGGCTACTTAGTCAGTAGCTGGAGATgcgttaaaattttgaatttcgtgGTTTCAAAgcaataatttcgtttttttatattgttttttgttttttttttgttttttataaatgtgaaaGAAAACTTTAGATTTTAGAATAAATTtaggattttaaaattgaagtttttttgtttttgaactagCTACTGAGATAGCATTTCATTTTCCTTGATAATTTGAGCCGTCGAGCAAGTACGATCTGAGGGGTTATGAAGTAAAAGTCGAGAACATCCATGATTCAAttcaaggcgcatttattaaaaGTGGTTTGGTACATAGAAATATCGCGACAAAAGGAAGTAGAAAAGAAAAGGACGAACTATGTTGCACAGCCGACATAAAGGAGGAGCTGGAAGCATACGACGAAGGTGCGAATGGAAGCGCTTTTCGTCAATTCACTTTATGCTGTCATCCGGAagtacacggcgaaagaaaactGACAAATCAGCTGGTCtgccgataccacctttaatagattcaccTTGATCCAATTAGTAATAGTTTATTCATTTATGGCATTTGAGTTTTGGTACcgccttacaaaaggttgcattTAAGAAGGATAAAGAAAGTGGAAGAATTAGTTATGCTATGTATGCCAGAGTATATTCCTTACCGTGCTGGGCCTGGAAATACCGAGCAGGTTCTTGCTTATAAGCGAAGCTTTCTTGCTGAAAGCGAAATgttctttttacaaattttacttttcctccacttttactcaacaTTTCTAGAACACAGTGTCTTGCTAAGCGAGCCAATTTGTCAACAGGGAACGTGAAAGTTTCTTACTCAGCAAACCTCTTATTATTGGGTAATgaaaaatatctacatataaaagaagtatattaattttattgtaactaTTTTTATAGGTCCACAAAGTTAGCCAATAAATTGAAAAGCTTCgcttttttctacaaaaaaaatatttggctgTATTTTCTTAGACAACATGGACGACATATGAAGTGGTTCTCAGACGTTACGATTAGTTGGGCAATTTGAGTAGATTGCGGCGCGTGAAGTTAAGTTGTGGTGTAACTTGTtgcatgaaaattgaaaaaagtcacgaaatgtgtgtatttttttttttagcgaatTGGCGTTTTGAATgtcaaaatcagctgattactTACCAGGAACTCCAATAATTCCAAGCACAGTTTAAACAAGCCAGATCATTTTTATAACTTCTCTATCTGAGACTATCTGGCGACTGCCGTATccaaataggttggtgcgtgactaccattcgaaattcacagagtgaacataggttggaatctcggcgaaacaccaaaattaagaaaacgcatttttctaacggccgcccctcggcagacaatgacatgaaaaagctcctcacaaaaatctCTGCCattcgtagtcggcttgaaactgtaggtccctccattatcAATTTGATAAAGAAGGAATACGATTTTCTATAGCGACTTGTGTATGAATACTTTTAAATAATCATGCGACACTCCATATGGACTGTCCGCAAATCATTTTAAAGCTCGGCGCAAATAGAAGTCTA is a genomic window of Anastrepha ludens isolate Willacy chromosome 6, idAnaLude1.1, whole genome shotgun sequence containing:
- the LOC128866701 gene encoding uncharacterized protein LOC128866701, with amino-acid sequence MMLFRTIGNNLLQTIRTATVSDSLTCSLVRSLTTKSQHPGYRSKCASDEPRCSEKSLQGKKDKGECETNKRPSMWLNPECCLDPCPDIMPRFDDLYYKPSDKAKRKYTQTWNECPDIKIAPKKICCFQKVKLPPMEKRKKLDCPKTACAHITKEDPRTCAKGNKRCIKIRLPCCLRARDPPKCSVTRSPANCRKICTPYPSFSECKKPKARLIRPIECTCLYVGPICP